The sequence CCGGAATCGCTCCCTCTCGTAAAAGTTCACGTCAAGGATACATCtcaagaagacgaagaagaagtaGCAAAGAGATAAAAAGAAGTAAGATCGAAAGGATATGGAAGATGACGACGTGTGGATCAGAGTCGTATGACAAGACGATCCCCTTGAACTCGTTTCCAGTCGTCAGCTTCACCTCGTACGTCTTCCCCACCTCGTACTCGTCACCGCTTCCTCCACCTCCGGCTTTGGTCGCCGTCGCGTTCGCTGGACTCATGGCGGCGATTGGAACTTCCTCTTCGCGCTCTCAGACGGTGGTTCTGGAAAATGTAGCGGTTGAGAAATATCTTCGGTTGTAACCGTAAATGAGCCTCCGTTAAATGGAATAAAGGCCCGTAGAAACCTCTACTTTAATGGGCCTAACTTAGCTAATATCCAATGGGCTCAATTCTATAGTGCCAAAAGTCATCATTGCAAGTAATTTGCAACCCACATTAAATCCTAAATTAGTTGGAGGTCCTCATCTTTTGTTTTCCTTATCATTTTTAATAACAACATCACACCAGCTTACATACCAACCAAATGTCTGACTGCAGGTTGGCTATTACTCAATGTAATTAAGCCTCTAAACACACTCCTATTTTGACCATGAAAGCCTGTCCAGCTAGAGTTCAACGAGTAAGAGGCATCAAACTGGAGATTTTGGAATAACTTTAATCTAAATAGCGTCCTTAACTTTGTGGCACACTACTCACCGCAGGTCTTGTGAAGGTGGCATAGGTTGCTACTAAAATTCTTCCAAATATGGAGGTGTTCAGTTAATAGAGTCATCACACTGGCTGCATTCTCCGCCACAAGTTCGTTTTCTTACTCTTTTTACATTGCATAACTCCCAGCTTTGTTTCGAATGTCACTATTGCACTCTACTCAGTATGCAACAATAACACCACGGACGGTGGAGTGTCTCTGCACTCCCAAGTTGGCGGCATTGAGACTACTATAACAGATGGTACTATATCATGTTCTAATTGCTCACAAAAACTACAATGCAGATTCACATCTTTCACATCTGCAGGGTGGCATGACGAGAATGCTGTTGGGTTTGTTTACCTGAATGACCGTCACTGTGAAACCTCTCATGAGGTGGACATAAGAGGTGCAGAGAACACCACAGGTTTCCCTGATGCTACAGTTGATGAAAGAAGCACAATGGACTTAACACCACTACTTTGTCAAACGGAGACAGTGGTAAGCATTGACAGCAAAGCAAGTGATTTCACTTGGAAACAACAACAATGCAGCAAGAGTATTTgctaatcatcatcatcaagtaAAATAAAGGTTTGAGGATGCTTAGTGTAAGGGTGAGATGCAAGTCGTGTAACTTCAGTCTCTGTTTCTGGTGGTTTTATATTTGTCTATTtctattaacaaaaataaaataactatttgttATCATGGTCTGCAAGTAAAGTTTTGGACTCTACTCCCATTTAGCCTTAGACTTTGTTTCATCAATTTAAACCCACATATTtattaattctatttttttactatattatgttatttttgTGTGTACTAGATTAAACATATACACGTGgatttacagttttttttaattgtttaattttGCAATATAAACAATGATAAAGACTGCATAgctatttgaattttaaaaataagtctCGACTTGGGACTAAAGTAATAAAAGAAAGGAACGTAAACTCTAAAACATACACAAATTTCAGTGCGTCTTCACTTTCAAGATAGTTTAATGAGGAATGTAAATCCCGagaaattttaatttgaatttcAGTTCTCTTTCGTTCATCAGTTAGGTCTGTTGACAAACCCTCTTCACTACTATTTCTGTTACATCATTTAAGAAATAATGATGGACAATAAAATTGTCAGTAGATGTATATATGAGATTGTTGTCGTCGGCCTATATAACCAGTAGTTTCGGCTCATCATTTTTTATATAGCGTTGTTGTAGCTTGAGCGCATAAGATGATCCTTTTTAATCCTTAGTGCTTCactgaattttgtttttcttcatcCTTAATATCCTAAAAGAGATGCCCAACAAACTGCATTGTATTGccttaaacaaacaaaaacatgagTCAATACCATACAAAATGAAAATTGTGAAGGTCTTTATTTGTACCAAATGGAACCTAGCAAACTCACCTGGTTCATGATTCTTTGAGAATGATTATAGCTAAAGTTTTGCATGAAAAAATACAGCCCTCTCGCTGGTTTAGCTTCATACTAACAAACTCGAACATTTAATTGCACTAAGATATCTTTTTCGATTACGATTTTCCACAAAGGCCTGCTTGAAAGCAATACAACAGATTAAGAACAAATGCCAACAGTCAAGCCACACCCATCAGCTAACTATCCATTACCCATTTCCAAGTGGGAGAAACTTATTCAAACAATAGGCGGTTTTCATTATCGATCAACCATAACTCTAGCTATTCCTCCACTCACGCTTATGTTTTCAATAAGCTCGGCGTTCACTCGGTCAATTACCATGTTGGCGAACTCACATTAGCCGATAGCTATCAAGGGATCGAGCTCAGCTGGAGGATTTTCTTTGATAAAAGTACTACCGGAAGGGAATCTCCAATAACattctattttcttttataatttacacCAAAATAAAGTAACTCTGTTATAGTGTAACTTTTGTTCTAGTGGTgttactttataatagagtaactctattatagaataacaccattggagcaaaaattacactataatagaattattttatttttgtgtaaattataaaagaaaaaatagagttcTATTGAAGATGGTATAAGCCTTCATAATAGCATTCCCTCTATCAAGTGCATATTTACAGAAtaaaatatgaataaaaatcgTGGGTATATATGTCTATGCTATCTCCCATAACGTGGACATTTTTAATGAGGTAACACGaactctctctatatatatagtggtctattaataataataaaccgAAAACAGTAAAAATTCAATTCAATATTTTGTCAATTCTATTTGATTAAAAACGTACTTTAACCTAGATCAAAACCAATAAATGCAAGCCTATAGAAAGTTCGAAACCGCTACCAAATTAGAGACGAAGGAATACTTTTTTCCTCGACTGAAATAGTATCGTACACACTTGTATCTGGCCCATAAAAGAAACTAATGCAAGTATTTAACTGTTTTCAGAAGACGAAGCTAGCTTTTTAGAGTCTAAAAGACATGTAAACAACTTGTTCAATGTATATACATTAGATTTAATAGTGGGAATAAATCGATCCGTGATTTGCAGAATCTtcaatataatacataataaaGAGCTCTATATATCCAAAAACATGTATTTACATTGGGTGGGTTTATGCTTTTCGGACCAAAAAGCTAAGCCTACTTCCGCAATCTCCCATTGACACTGACGACTTAACACATTCTAACACGCATTTCTTCTTTTACAAGCAATAGAGATAAAGGGccaaaaatatttaagcgaCCCTCCTTTTCTTCTATTAAGAAAAATGTATATTTGATACAAAATTCACACAGGACTTTCTTCTTGACTAATAAGCAATGGAACTTTgtattcatcttcttcttgatgATAGATAGTTTTGATGGGTTTTCTTTCTTCCtttggattttgtttttcttcggTTTCCTTCAATTGTCCCCACGATactgtgtaatatccaacgccacCTATGGCTGCTCCTAACACACTGCACACACATGCACCAAACATATACTCAATACTCAAGCATGGTAACTATATGCAAATAAATTATGACGATTAGTAAATAATCTTTAACGAATTACCTGCCGTAGTGAAGACTGTTGACGAAGAAGCTGGTGCCAAAGAGTGTTGCCCAAAAGATACCAAAAGGTTTGAATAATGGTACATAATATGGTCCTTTCATTTGGGTGCACTTTACGTGTACGCTTGTTCGAATCACACTTCCGAATATTCCCTGTTTTTATTACATTCATGATAGGTTACTTAGCTATACGGATACTAGGTTGTGTTTGTATATAATTGTGCCTAAATTTAATTACCGTGGCGATAATGAGAAAAAGATCGAAGTTAGGTTCGATCTTCCATGCACTTAGGTCTCTTTCCATATACAACGAGAAGATAAGACATTGAACCGTCCCGACTATGCTGTAAAACGAAGCCACTTTCATAACGTGTGGATACTTTTTGACCGTCCCTGTCTGACAAAAgattgaaaataattataatcttAATTGAATAAAAGGCATACATATGGTTTATATTATTGTTGAAGGTACCTGAACAACATTGAAGAGGGAGACAAAAAAAACAGCTGCGGCCAAAAAGATACAACCAAGGAACCAATTGTCGGGAAGATTGTAGTAGACCAAGAGTTTAGGGATTGATTTAAGAAGATGATTTGGGGAAGGAGACGAAGCTGGTCTTATGAAGGGACCTTTGTATAGTTCTTCAACAAATGCTCCGCTTAATGAAATTACTGTTCCCATCACTTTAGCCCTCGTGCTCGTGTTTCTCAAGTCCAACTTGCTCCTTCTATTTGAGCATACATAGTTATTTGAAAATCGTCACCTCTAATTGATATGCAGATTATGAAATGGTGATGTAGATGGCTTACCCGAGAATAAGATTGAGCAAGAAGGAGAATGAAGGAATGAGTAATCCCATTGCGCATACCACTATGGGTGAACTGAAGCTTAGTCCCACGAATGCCAAGTTTTGGAAAAGAAATACccttcatatataaaaaaatatatttcagtgTACGTGTACATGCATGAATAACAAGCTAATTAGTACGTTAAAAAATCATGCAAGTGCAGTACGTGTGTGCTAACAAGAGGGTAAAATAATTAGACACAACGTCatgcaatttttatttattttatattaattattatacaaataaaacATGGTGTGCGATGCATGCCGCTCACAAGGAAACGTCACGATGTTGTAGACACTAAAATAGCCCTAGTTGTTTATAATTTTGTCCATTTTCGATAGATGACGTGGAAAACCCATgtcatataataatataatattaatcaaaacatTTTGTGGTTGATACGTCTACAGAATATCACAACACGGACCTTGTATTATTCTTTTGGTTTAAGACCTCCTATTAGTATTGCTAAGGAAAATATTGGGGAAAAGTCTGACCCCTAAAATCTATCTTCATAAGAAAATATTCAATAATAAGGCGAGATGATGTACTCACCCGGTGAAACCAAGAAAGAAAACACGAACGACGAGTGGCCAAGAAAAGATGGACTCTTCAGTTCTGCAAGAAtgtaaaaacataacaaaaccAGAACATGAGTCAAGACTGATGAGTGAAAACATATTATGCTTATAAATTATATGGATCAAGTAGACCGACCTATCATTTCGGTGGAAGAACAAAGaaaatggaagaagaagaatagaTCCCAAAGCGTTTGTGTAAACAACGAACACAAAAGGACTCATCCCTCCTGTTAAAGCCGTTTTCGCCATTATCGTTAGAGCAATTGTGCATGCCTCCATTATCACCATTGCCATAAACGGCACAAACTCTTGCTTTCTAACCTTCACCTCCATCTCTCTACCTCTAcacttttaaattaaataaacggCACGACGTCCAAGGATCTAGGGAAATATAGATAGATGTGGAGAAAGaaggagagagatagagaggtGAAGAAGATTTTCAATGCTATTGGAAAAGATACGGAATTATTGGTTTAATTTCTCCAATGATATATAGAAGATGGAATTGTCGtacatgttttatttatttatcaatatCTATTTTCAGATAATAACCTTTCACATAGAGGTGAGGCTACTTTACATGCGTGACGAAGCTACACGAGCGTCTCCACAATTGCACTAAGGGTAAGATGTTTACGTcatattactttttattttttatcggCATGTGTTTAAACATAAATCCAAATAGTGTGATgctatataaacattttatttatgtaGTTACGTCGCGTTTCGTCCTATAACGTATCAAGAGACCATGATTTATATAGAACGTACGTGAGTTCTCCTAATATATCGTCAGAAATAATTATTATCATACGCCAACTGATCAGCGATATGATTAAAATGGAGACCAATTCGTTGTTTATTCCTAATACCCTGAGTTTTTATATACCCGGAGTCTGGAAATGAACATATATAACCTAGATCTGTAAATGTCATGATATAAGCATCATCTGTACTATATGAGGCGTATTGGTTGATTCAGTGTTTGTTTTAGTAAACTTGAGGTTGAACAGAACAGAGCTctcatgaagaagatgaagttgaGAAGATTTGGAAATGAATGAATAGTTTCTGTTAATTGTAAAGTAACGAGATACAAGTGTTTATATACAAACCATAAACTATCCGCCGGTACAAGCCGGTTTCAACTAAACCACTATCTAAATGTGTAAACCACATCACCATGCCTTAATAGTTTGTTTTCATAACATATTGATTAAAAATCATTGATATTATGAAGAACAAATGATAAATCTAAACTAATGCATGGTGGTCTGTGGACTGTGGTAACTGAATAATTTAATTACTATGATTTGAGTAACGATGGTTCAAGCGTTTCCACTTTACGATTACAATTGTGACCGACAtctttaaacattttaaacagtataaaattttaacatttttacaaaaaaaaaaacattttaagcaatatatatatatatatatatatatacatgcatatataattatatatgcaAGTTTGGAGATTTATCTGGACTCTGGTTCATGAACTTTCAGTTAGTAATTAACGATGAATCTAACTGATAGATACTCTGAACAACATAACGACTGAAAATATGCTTAACTGAGAAACAATAtagtgaaaaagaaaaaaagaaaaaaagaaatttataaaGCTTGGCAAAatccaacaaaaaaatatctcatcccatccatatatatatttttaattctcATCTCATCTAGATTTTTTCTGTCTGAAACTAACATTATTATCTTTTGTCAAACAACAGATAGCGCAAAACCTCAATATTTATGAACATAGTATACCATCAAATACAACGCCATACCTAATAATCATTATGATTACGTATTCACTTATGTAAGTGGTAGATATTAGGATTAGTATTAGTAGCAACATGCGCGTCTCACTAGACCACAAAACTCTTTCTTAGTAATTAAGTCCCAAATTGTGAAGTAATTATGGGATTCTACCTTAACTTCCACTAACCAACTTTTAAAATTGTAAGCAAAgctttttgttcaaaatatcATTGTATGTGAaataagagcatgattaatctagttttcttatttaatatttttaactcacaatttaactttttttttacattttccgGTTAAGAAACTTctctttttcttaattaaaagttaagaaTTATTTTTTAGCCGAAATTAAGAATTTAGTTAAAAGACCGGTTTAATCATGACCTAATATTTTAAGCGATATTTTAAgcccaagaaaacaaaaagaaacgaCAAGGCATTTGGCTGACATAAGCAACGTAAAATCTTGTAGTAACAATCAGCAAAATTTAGTGGACCAGTCTATTTGTCTACTCTTGGCTGCGGTTGATTAAGGACCCAcattagaaaatataaagatgatgGGGTCCAAATGGCATAATAATAAAGTTGATGACtcgataatttttattttaaaaaaattgaagagaGGTGACATTTCTCGTCCAAGTAATTGATACTGTAATGGTTAGTGGAGTCAGAATCATCCAACAAAAAAGTTAGGTTATGATGATGGTTCTACGTTGTTACATTTCTTTCAAAAATCCTAACTATTTAGGTCTGACCTAGGCCGGGGAGTTTCTAGTGATGTTTATTTAGATTATAAATGAACCCATTCATATATGGATCTAACGCAataattcatttatttgaatTCATATAAACTGGGATGAAAAAATAACTGACAACGTCGAACGGTCGAAGacacagtattttcaattaataCGTACATCTTAAATACAAATTGATTTTTAAATGGGTTAAGAACTCTGAACATTGGGTCAAATTGAGTGACCAACTGACCATACATCTTAAACGGTGAATCTTGTGGCTACTTTAAGGGAACTAGGGGACTTCGGCAAGGAGACCCGCTTTCGCCCTACCTGTTCGTCCTTGCCCTTGAGG comes from Brassica rapa cultivar Chiifu-401-42 chromosome A02, CAAS_Brap_v3.01, whole genome shotgun sequence and encodes:
- the LOC103852639 gene encoding WAT1-related protein At1g70260, translated to MEVKVRKQEFVPFMAMVIMEACTIALTIMAKTALTGGMSPFVFVVYTNALGSILLLPFSLFFHRNDRTEESIFSWPLVVRVFFLGFTGVFLFQNLAFVGLSFSSPIVVCAMGLLIPSFSFLLNLILGRSKLDLRNTSTRAKVMGTVISLSGAFVEELYKGPFIRPASSPSPNHLLKSIPKLLVYYNLPDNWFLGCIFLAAAVFFVSLFNVVQTGTVKKYPHVMKVASFYSIVGTVQCLIFSLYMERDLSAWKIEPNFDLFLIIATGIFGSVIRTSVHVKCTQMKGPYYVPLFKPFGIFWATLFGTSFFVNSLHYGSVLGAAIGGVGYYTVSWGQLKETEEKQNPKEERKPIKTIYHQEEDEYKVPLLISQEESPV